The following coding sequences lie in one Alloacidobacterium dinghuense genomic window:
- a CDS encoding NAD-dependent epimerase/dehydratase family protein: MTILITGGTGLVGSRLLRRFVEARVNCRALVRPGKEVLAGAAPVEGDLLVSDSLKQAVEGVSAIVHLAAVFRTQNEDDIWRANLDGTKNLIAAAKTHVQQARFVMASTGLVYDADASHPGLEDDATNPKLAYPASKIAAENELRNSGLNWSILRLGFVYGDGDGHLAAAPNLAARFKWHPARTFSLVHQRDVAGAVEFALTGAMDGHIVNVCDDAPTTLYEMARLIGSPIEPSAEPLTDPWMGRIDGSRLRSLGFQPTVPTVYQAMQQGIL; the protein is encoded by the coding sequence ATGACGATCTTAATTACTGGTGGAACAGGGCTCGTGGGTTCGCGACTTTTGCGACGGTTCGTCGAAGCCCGCGTGAATTGCCGTGCGCTCGTACGGCCAGGCAAGGAAGTTCTCGCCGGAGCCGCGCCTGTAGAGGGCGATCTTCTCGTTTCGGATTCGTTGAAGCAAGCTGTCGAGGGCGTCTCGGCGATCGTCCATCTTGCCGCGGTTTTTCGAACTCAGAACGAAGATGACATCTGGCGAGCCAATCTCGATGGCACGAAAAACCTGATCGCCGCTGCGAAAACCCACGTTCAACAGGCCCGCTTCGTTATGGCAAGCACCGGACTGGTCTATGATGCGGACGCATCCCATCCCGGCCTTGAAGATGACGCGACCAATCCCAAACTCGCGTATCCGGCAAGCAAGATCGCTGCGGAGAACGAACTCCGCAATAGCGGACTCAACTGGAGTATCCTCCGTCTCGGCTTTGTCTACGGCGATGGGGACGGACATCTGGCGGCGGCACCGAATTTGGCAGCGAGGTTCAAGTGGCACCCGGCAAGGACTTTCAGCCTCGTTCACCAGCGAGACGTTGCAGGCGCGGTCGAATTTGCTCTGACTGGGGCAATGGATGGGCACATCGTCAACGTCTGCGACGACGCGCCGACCACCCTCTACGAGATGGCCCGCCTTATTGGCTCCCCCATTGAGCCGTCGGCGGAGCCCTTGACCGATCCGTGGATGGGCCGCATAGATGGATCACGTCTTCGCAGCCTCGGCTTCCAGCCTACGGTTCCGACTGTGTATCAAGCTATGCAACAAGGAATATTGTGA
- a CDS encoding SDR family NAD(P)-dependent oxidoreductase, protein MQSKRIALVTGANQGVGLRVAKELVANGVTVLVGSRNFERGEAAAKEIGPGAIALQLDVTDRVSIATAAERIRMEFGRLDLLVNNAAISNTRKGSLSLQEYRKITLPSNASLDEIRAVWETNVFGALAVYQAMLPLLRESSDARIVNVSSGVGSLTSNADRSHPYHASYIPVYPASKAALNAITLAMMIELESTGIKLNLVSPGFTKTNLNGYAGTESVEDGSREVVRIALLGPDGPSGTFTRWENVTIPW, encoded by the coding sequence ATGCAATCCAAACGCATCGCTCTGGTTACCGGGGCCAACCAAGGAGTCGGACTTCGGGTCGCAAAGGAACTCGTGGCGAACGGCGTCACTGTCCTGGTCGGGTCGCGCAACTTCGAGCGTGGCGAGGCTGCGGCCAAAGAGATTGGGCCTGGCGCCATCGCGCTCCAACTAGACGTGACGGATCGGGTCTCGATCGCTACCGCGGCGGAACGCATCCGAATGGAGTTCGGCCGCCTCGACCTGTTGGTTAACAACGCAGCTATCTCGAATACGAGGAAGGGCAGCTTGTCCCTCCAGGAGTACAGGAAGATAACCCTCCCGAGCAACGCATCCCTAGACGAAATCCGGGCGGTGTGGGAAACAAACGTGTTCGGGGCGCTCGCTGTGTACCAGGCTATGCTGCCACTACTGCGCGAGTCGTCGGACGCCCGCATCGTCAACGTGTCGAGCGGAGTCGGCTCGCTGACGTCGAACGCCGACCGATCCCACCCCTACCACGCGTCCTACATCCCGGTGTATCCGGCATCCAAGGCAGCTCTCAACGCGATAACACTGGCCATGATGATCGAGCTAGAGTCGACCGGGATCAAGCTCAACCTTGTCTCGCCCGGATTCACCAAGACGAACCTCAACGGATATGCGGGCACTGAGTCTGTCGAGGATGGCTCCCGCGAGGTGGTGCGCATTGCACTTCTTGGCCCGGATGGCCCATCAGGTACATTTACGCGATGGGAAAACGTAACGATCCCGTGGTGA
- a CDS encoding FAD-dependent oxidoreductase has translation MSFKKIVVLGGGPIGLFCAIEAAQTFNSGKVTLVEMRADEYSRMNVPALPTPVGKHLEHLQIKAQAVGKSGAAPLSQIETAIHEKAVSCGVKMKEGWVAVDIIGKEKRSDGRFKSMAITIAQWDHAKKAASTKKREIISADLLILAVGASGIENDLFKKTLGFDTETLNASNFAIYGVYTKTYDASLQSKLQNEVKSIAMATAISTDNSEYLLLTLKQATPADFALLKQNSTKLRECMDVAGRAYQGQVMHELNAKDKAVGAFEVKIKRARHVISPKFPALLVGDAAVSPHPQAGTGLLTGFHGFEALQDLLQALKAVHRSSDEAVDAICAFEDSYEIYLSAKALEGTVIILNHLIGLVDAYEKSCDVDFAKAKGVEAKYLIRFNALGGNLLRIKMQSQVNRALRFAEMLHADVNRLDTKANRTPRSMFDLSGKLDDSLSKTPVTGTMQSNDSIKVLWKDIGDTYIELMQLTQSYKPLQDAIQKLSTALPPKPVQPQGVSV, from the coding sequence ATGTCGTTCAAGAAGATCGTAGTGTTAGGAGGAGGGCCAATCGGGCTCTTCTGTGCAATTGAGGCGGCTCAGACGTTCAACTCCGGCAAGGTGACTCTGGTGGAGATGCGCGCAGACGAGTATTCGCGAATGAACGTGCCCGCACTGCCCACCCCGGTCGGCAAGCACCTAGAGCACCTTCAGATCAAGGCGCAAGCTGTGGGCAAGTCGGGAGCCGCGCCCTTATCCCAGATCGAAACTGCCATTCATGAAAAAGCGGTGAGCTGCGGCGTCAAGATGAAAGAGGGCTGGGTCGCCGTCGATATTATCGGCAAGGAAAAGCGCTCCGACGGGCGTTTCAAGAGTATGGCGATCACCATCGCCCAATGGGATCACGCGAAGAAGGCGGCTTCGACGAAGAAGAGGGAGATCATCAGCGCGGACCTCCTGATTCTGGCGGTGGGCGCATCGGGAATCGAAAATGATCTCTTTAAAAAGACTCTGGGTTTCGACACGGAAACCCTGAACGCAAGCAACTTTGCTATCTATGGCGTCTACACCAAGACCTACGACGCGAGTTTGCAATCGAAGCTCCAGAACGAAGTTAAGTCGATCGCGATGGCAACAGCAATATCGACGGACAACTCAGAGTATCTACTCTTGACCTTGAAGCAGGCGACCCCTGCCGACTTCGCTCTGCTCAAGCAGAACTCCACGAAGCTGAGAGAGTGCATGGACGTGGCAGGGCGGGCGTATCAGGGCCAGGTGATGCATGAGTTGAACGCAAAGGATAAGGCGGTTGGAGCTTTCGAGGTCAAAATCAAACGGGCGCGGCACGTGATCAGCCCGAAGTTTCCGGCGTTATTGGTGGGAGACGCGGCGGTCAGTCCGCATCCGCAGGCGGGCACTGGCCTGCTGACGGGATTTCACGGCTTCGAGGCACTGCAGGACCTGCTGCAGGCGCTAAAAGCGGTTCACCGCTCGTCCGACGAGGCTGTGGACGCGATCTGCGCGTTCGAGGACTCTTACGAGATTTACCTTTCCGCCAAGGCTTTGGAAGGAACGGTCATTATTCTGAATCACCTCATCGGTCTGGTGGACGCTTATGAGAAAAGCTGCGACGTCGACTTTGCCAAAGCCAAAGGTGTGGAGGCGAAATACCTCATTCGCTTTAACGCCCTGGGGGGGAACCTGCTGCGCATCAAGATGCAATCGCAGGTTAATCGCGCGTTACGGTTCGCCGAGATGCTGCACGCGGATGTCAATCGGCTGGATACGAAAGCCAACCGAACTCCAAGGTCCATGTTCGATCTTTCCGGGAAACTCGACGACAGCCTTAGCAAGACTCCGGTGACCGGCACTATGCAGTCCAACGACAGCATCAAGGTTCTGTGGAAGGATATTGGGGATACCTACATTGAATTAATGCAATTGACGCAAAGTTACAAGCCTCTCCAGGACGCGATCCAGAAATTGAGCACCGCTCTGCCTCCCAAACCTGTGCAGCCTCAGGGCGTAAGCGTCTAA